In the genome of Flavobacteriaceae bacterium YJPT1-3, the window CCTGGGGTTTGATCGTCATGGCGATGATCTATGCCTTTGCGGATATTTCCGGGGCTCACTTTAATCCTGCAGTCACGGTGGGGTTTGCTTTCGCAAAAAAATTCTCCTGGAAAGAAGTACCGATCTACATCAGCGCACAAGTTTTGGGTGCAATACTGGCTTGTCTCTTTCTTTGGTTGCTATTTCCGGAAAGTGAATACTACGGAGCGACCCTACCCACGGTAGTCGCCTGGAGAGCCTTTATCATTGAATTTTTGCTGACCTTCTTCCTGATGGTCGTGATCATCAATGTTTCTACCGGGGCGAAAGAAATTGGCATTGTGGCCGGTATTGCGATCGGTGGGGTCATTCTGTTGGAGGCCATGTTTGCCGGACCGATCACCAAGGCATCCATGAATCCAGCACGTTCCATAGGTCCTGCCCTGGTCTCCGGTCATTGGGAAACACTTTGGATCTACCTAACAGCACCTTTTTTGGGAGCGCTGGTCGCGGTATCCAGCTGTCGCTGGGTCAAAGCTGATCAGTGCTGCTAGTCCCTAAACTTTAGATTTTGTTTAACGTATGATGCTTCATCGTTAAACGCAATACCCCTAATTTTAACACAATTCGTAGCTAGCAGTTAATTCTGCTTTACGTTGCGTCAGTAAGCATCCACCTCTTATGAAAATTTATACCCTGCATACCAAACAGAATTTACCGATCAGTCTGGAAGAGGCCTGGAATTTTCTCTCCTCGCCCAAGAATCTCAAGACCATCACCCCGGATTATATGGGATTTCAAATTCTATCCGGCGCCGACCGCCCGGTGTATGCCGGGCAAATCATTCAGTACATCGTAACCCCCCTACTAGGTATTAAAACCAAATGGGTGACCGAGATCACGCACGTAGAACACGGCCGTTACTTTGTGGATGAACAGCGCTTTGGACCCTATGCCCTTTGGCATCATAAGCACTTCTTGAAAGAAATACCTGGAGGGGTGGAAATGGAAGACATTGTAGATTATAAATTACCGCTAGGTATCTTGGGTCAATGGGCTCATCCCTTTCTGGTCAAGCCCAAATTGGAAGAAATCTTCAACTACCGAAAAGAAAAATTAGAGTCTATGTTCGGGATTTATAATCCGGATGCAGACACCGAAGGAATCACTAAACACGAAATACTCGCTTAATTATGAAAAAGAATATTTTACTCATCGGCGGATCTCACGGTATTGGCTTTGAGATCGCCCGTAAAATGCACAAGGAAAATCATCTCTTCATCGCTTCCAGAACCAATGAAGATTTGGGTAACCTGGATGTTGATTATATAGAATACAACGTGGAGACTGAAGAGTTGGATCTGTCCGAATTGCCTGATCGTTTAGATGGTCTAGTGTATTGTCCGGGGTCGATCAATTTGAAGCCCTTTAAAATGTTGAGTACGCAGGCCTTCAAAGAAGATATGGAGATCAACTTCTTCAGCATGGTCAAAACCGTACATACGGTATTGGACCGTTTAAAAGCCTCTGATCAGGCCAGTTTGGTCTTTTTCAGCACGGTGGCTGTGAAGGTAGGGATGCCCTTCCACACCAGTGTTGCCGCTGCAAAAGGAGCCATTGAAGGTTTCGCGAAAGCCTTGGCTGCAGAATTTGCCCCTCAATTCCGGGTGAATGTGATCGCGCCTTCCTTAACAGACACCCCCCTTGCTGAACGCCTGTTGGGCAACGATAAGAAAAAAGAGAAAATGGATGAAAGACATCCCTTGAAACGGGTAGGTGAACCGGAAGATATTGCCAATATCGCTGCATTTCTGCTGAGCGAGGACAGTTCGTGGATCACGGGTCAGGTGATTGGCGTTGACGGTGGGATGAGCACCTTAAACGTACAGTAATATGGCGAAACAGCAAGTATCCATCTTTTGGTTTCGACGGGATTTGCGCCTGGATGATAATGTGGGCTTGTTGGAAGCGCTCAAGGGGGACTATCCAGTCTTGCCTATTTTCATTTTTGATCGGCAGATTCTAGACGAGCTTCCTAAAGACGATGCCCGGGTTACGTTTATCTACGAGACCTTGCAAAAAATGCGCGACGAACTGCAAAAGGAACGCGGGAGTTCTCTGGCCATGTACCACGGCCAACCGAAAGCAGTCTTTAGCGAGTTGATTGAGGAATGGGATATTCAAGCTGTGTATACCAATCACGATTATGAACCCTATGCGAAAGAACGGGATGAATCCATAAAAGCGCTATTGAAGGAGCAAGACATTCCTTTCCATACCTTTAAAGATCAGGTCATTTTTGAACGGGATGAGGTAGTTAAGAATGATGGCGACCCCTACGTGGTCTACACGCCCTACAAGAACAAATGGAAGGAGACTTTTGATGCCGATCAGCATTTGAAGATCCACTATACCAGTCAATATTGGGATCAATTCATCGAGCACTCCCGTTTACCTAATCTGTCACTGAGCGATATGGGCTTTTCACGCTCCTCCATTGAAGTCCCTGACTATGAAGTCACGCCCACACTCATCCAGAATTACGAAGACACGCGCAATTATCCAGCTCAGGAAGGTACCTCCCGGCTGGGGCCGCATCTCCGTTTTGGTACGGTAAGCGTCCGTAAGATGGTCAAAAAAGCCATAGCTCAAGAAAATGAGGTATTCTGGAGTGAGCTGATCTGGCGCGAATTCTTTATGCAAATCTTAGATCACTTCCCGGAAACCGTAGATAATGCCTTTAGAAAAAAATACGACCGAATCGACTGGCGCAACAATGAAGAGGAATTTGAAAAATGGAAAGCCGGGAAAACCGGTTATCAATTGGTAGATGCCGGAATGCGGCAATTAAACACGACGGGCTATATGCACAATCGCGTACGTATGTTGGTGGCCAGTTTTCTCTGTAAACATTTGTTGATCGACTGGCGTTGGGGTGAAGCCTATTTTGCTGAAAAACTATTGGATTACGAACAATCCAGCAATGTGGGTAATTGGCAATGGGCCGCAGGGAGTGGCGTAGACGCTGCCCCCTACTTCCGGATCTTCAATCCCATGACCCAGGTGGATAAATACGATAAAAACAAGGAGTACATCAAAGAATACGTACCCGAAGTGGATACCGACGACTACCCGGAGAAAATGGTCGATCATAAAGAAGCCCGGGAGCGCTGTCTGGAAGTTTACAAAGAAGCGGTTGGATAAGACCTAAGTATTCAAAGAAAAACCCCTTCTTGCGAAGGGGTTGTAAGGGTCTGTAAATTGGATTGTGGAATTACTCCCGCACCAAGAAAAGCTGTAGCACCAATAGTCCGCCTGAAGCCACCAATAAAATGTAGGCTGCAGTCAGCATCATTGAGCCAATGGCCCAATTTTGTGCTTCGAAAAGGCCACCCAAAATGACTAATACCATAGCCAGTACGAGTACGCCTGCAATGTAATTTTTCTTCATAATTTAAAGTTTTGGTTTATTAAAAATAAAGCTTGAAGAGTCCCCATGCACCTTTACTCGATGAATACGGTAATATGCTCGTTGTATGACGGTTCTATCGATTTTTTTTGCTCAAAACACCCCTGATAATGCCCTGGTGGGCCTTCATTTACCATACTGAGTTGTTAGGAAAATATTAAATGAGCTTTGTGCTTAGTATCATTCATATGTTTTTACGTACTTCGTATAAAACACAGAAACATGACCATTTTTGTCGATATGGACGAGGTGCTCGCTGATACCTACGGAGCACACATCAAACACTACAATGAAGAATACGGAGCACAACTCACCCGCGAAGAATGCATGGGGAAAGATGTCTGGGAATGTGTTCCGAAGGAAAGACAAAAGAGTGTACATGCCCATACCAGTAAAGAAGGGTTCTTTCGGAATCTGGAAGTGATCGAAGACAGCCAGGAGGTATTAAAAGAGCTCTCTAATAAGTACGACATTTACATCGCCTCCGCTGCCATGGAGTATAAGAACTCCTTGATCGAAAAATACGATTGGTTAGATGCCCATTTCCCATTCATCGGCTGGCGTAAACGTATTCTCTGTGGTCACAAACACATTTTGAAGGGAGATCTGCTCATTGACGACCGTTCGTTCAATCTGGAGCGCTTTAGCGGTCGGGTGCTGCAGTTCACCTCTCCTCATAACGTCAACACCATTTCTTTCGAACGGGTGGACAATTGGAAAGAGGTAGCCGATAAATTGCTGTAGACCTACCCACTTAAGAACGAAATACTTTGGCAAAATACTAAGCTCACCTCTATGAATTGGTAGGGGTATTTGATATTTTTATCGATTCAACCACCATCGATGAAAACAACCTCATCCCATTTTGCCTACGGAGAAGATCAATTGAGCTGTCGCCTTGCCCTGAAGCTCGCGAGAGGAACCCTTCAGGGTACTCTTTCGCCCAGCGCAGCCCAAAAAATC includes:
- a CDS encoding 5'(3')-deoxyribonucleotidase; the encoded protein is MTIFVDMDEVLADTYGAHIKHYNEEYGAQLTREECMGKDVWECVPKERQKSVHAHTSKEGFFRNLEVIEDSQEVLKELSNKYDIYIASAAMEYKNSLIEKYDWLDAHFPFIGWRKRILCGHKHILKGDLLIDDRSFNLERFSGRVLQFTSPHNVNTISFERVDNWKEVADKLL
- a CDS encoding MIP family channel protein codes for the protein MKRWMSETIGTFSMVFCGCGAMTVNEVTQGAVTHPGVAITWGLIVMAMIYAFADISGAHFNPAVTVGFAFAKKFSWKEVPIYISAQVLGAILACLFLWLLFPESEYYGATLPTVVAWRAFIIEFLLTFFLMVVIINVSTGAKEIGIVAGIAIGGVILLEAMFAGPITKASMNPARSIGPALVSGHWETLWIYLTAPFLGALVAVSSCRWVKADQCC
- a CDS encoding SDR family NAD(P)-dependent oxidoreductase; translation: MKKNILLIGGSHGIGFEIARKMHKENHLFIASRTNEDLGNLDVDYIEYNVETEELDLSELPDRLDGLVYCPGSINLKPFKMLSTQAFKEDMEINFFSMVKTVHTVLDRLKASDQASLVFFSTVAVKVGMPFHTSVAAAKGAIEGFAKALAAEFAPQFRVNVIAPSLTDTPLAERLLGNDKKKEKMDERHPLKRVGEPEDIANIAAFLLSEDSSWITGQVIGVDGGMSTLNVQ
- a CDS encoding SRPBCC family protein gives rise to the protein MKIYTLHTKQNLPISLEEAWNFLSSPKNLKTITPDYMGFQILSGADRPVYAGQIIQYIVTPLLGIKTKWVTEITHVEHGRYFVDEQRFGPYALWHHKHFLKEIPGGVEMEDIVDYKLPLGILGQWAHPFLVKPKLEEIFNYRKEKLESMFGIYNPDADTEGITKHEILA
- a CDS encoding deoxyribodipyrimidine photo-lyase; amino-acid sequence: MAKQQVSIFWFRRDLRLDDNVGLLEALKGDYPVLPIFIFDRQILDELPKDDARVTFIYETLQKMRDELQKERGSSLAMYHGQPKAVFSELIEEWDIQAVYTNHDYEPYAKERDESIKALLKEQDIPFHTFKDQVIFERDEVVKNDGDPYVVYTPYKNKWKETFDADQHLKIHYTSQYWDQFIEHSRLPNLSLSDMGFSRSSIEVPDYEVTPTLIQNYEDTRNYPAQEGTSRLGPHLRFGTVSVRKMVKKAIAQENEVFWSELIWREFFMQILDHFPETVDNAFRKKYDRIDWRNNEEEFEKWKAGKTGYQLVDAGMRQLNTTGYMHNRVRMLVASFLCKHLLIDWRWGEAYFAEKLLDYEQSSNVGNWQWAAGSGVDAAPYFRIFNPMTQVDKYDKNKEYIKEYVPEVDTDDYPEKMVDHKEARERCLEVYKEAVG